The following are encoded in a window of Allosphingosinicella indica genomic DNA:
- a CDS encoding acyl-homoserine-lactone synthase, giving the protein MTMSTLRGHAPIGGLLLHTMFEARKRVFVDLLGWDVPVIAGRYEIDQFDDDHATYVIVGDDDGRHRASARLLPTTRPHILGSLFPQLCIGDPPRGEDIVEITRFCLDRSLVASQRRAARNCLVAGLANHALELGIRYYVGVAEIGWLEQIVAFGWQCRPLGFPAKCGSHILAAVEIEICAETPALLAANGIASDDAPDALAA; this is encoded by the coding sequence ATGACCATGTCGACGCTCAGGGGGCACGCACCGATCGGCGGGCTTCTTCTCCACACCATGTTCGAGGCACGAAAGCGCGTCTTCGTCGACCTGCTCGGCTGGGACGTGCCGGTGATCGCCGGCCGCTACGAGATCGATCAGTTCGACGACGATCATGCGACTTATGTCATTGTCGGCGATGACGATGGCCGGCATCGCGCCTCAGCGCGGCTGCTGCCGACTACGCGGCCGCACATCCTTGGCAGCTTGTTTCCCCAGCTTTGCATCGGCGATCCGCCCCGCGGCGAGGATATCGTCGAGATCACGCGTTTCTGCCTCGATCGCTCGCTGGTGGCGTCACAACGCCGCGCCGCGCGCAATTGTCTGGTGGCGGGGCTTGCGAACCACGCACTCGAGCTCGGCATTCGCTATTATGTCGGTGTCGCCGAGATCGGGTGGCTGGAGCAGATCGTCGCGTTCGGCTGGCAGTGCCGGCCGCTCGGCTTTCCTGCCAAGTGCGGATCGCATATCCTGGCGGCGGTCGAGATCGAGATCTGCGCCGAGACCCCGGCGTTGCTCGCCGCCAACGGCATCGCGTCGGACGATGCCCCCGACGCGCTTGCGGCGTGA
- a CDS encoding phytanoyl-CoA dioxygenase family protein, whose protein sequence is MTTAPRNSSAIAAALRRDGFCIVRRAVSPALVAKVDRALARDFEATAFSRGPFYGERTKRFGGLLARSRHCARLVLQDVILAAVEELLLPWCDSVQLNLTQAVALHPGALAQAPHRDQDMWRGTIGEVEYLVNVMWPFTRYDADNGATLVWPESHGAAALAAEPAGDPLVATMEPGDALVFLGSALHGGGANRSDAVRRGAIISYCLGWLKPYENQWLVYPPDVARDFSPELAALVGYRQHRPNLGNVEGRCPSLLLQERMEWAGAEDALRPDQAEMVAAHAAEQRAAQR, encoded by the coding sequence ATGACGACCGCCCCTCGCAACAGCTCGGCAATCGCCGCCGCGTTGCGCCGCGACGGCTTCTGCATCGTCCGGCGCGCAGTGAGCCCGGCCCTGGTCGCGAAAGTCGATCGCGCGCTGGCTCGAGACTTCGAGGCGACGGCCTTTTCGCGCGGCCCGTTCTACGGCGAGCGGACGAAGCGCTTTGGCGGTCTGCTCGCCCGCTCGCGCCACTGCGCTCGCCTTGTCCTCCAGGATGTGATCCTGGCGGCGGTCGAGGAACTGCTCTTGCCCTGGTGCGATAGCGTGCAGCTCAACCTGACGCAGGCGGTGGCGCTTCACCCGGGCGCGCTGGCACAGGCTCCGCATCGCGACCAAGACATGTGGCGCGGTACGATCGGCGAGGTCGAATATCTGGTCAACGTCATGTGGCCGTTCACTCGCTACGACGCCGACAACGGCGCGACTTTGGTCTGGCCGGAAAGTCATGGCGCCGCAGCCCTTGCGGCCGAGCCTGCCGGCGATCCGCTGGTGGCGACGATGGAGCCTGGCGATGCGTTGGTTTTCCTGGGATCTGCGCTGCATGGCGGTGGCGCCAATCGCAGCGATGCGGTCCGCCGCGGCGCGATCATCTCTTATTGTCTCGGCTGGCTGAAACCCTACGAAAATCAGTGGCTGGTCTATCCGCCCGACGTCGCGCGCGATTTCTCGCCGGAGCTCGCCGCGCTGGTCGGCTATCGCCAGCACCGGCCCAATCTCGGCAATGTCGAAGGCCGCTGTCCGTCGCTCCTTCTCCAGGAAAGAATGGAATGGGCGGGCGCCGAGGACGCGTTGCGACCGGATCAGGCGGAGATGGTGGCGGCGCATGCGGCCGAGCAGCGCGCGGCACAGAGATGA
- a CDS encoding DNA -binding domain-containing protein, translating into MPPTAPCWQDADAYAHLLGAGRSVFAWEGLRRNAAYRAEFEAGASGMAERWGLVCPAPPSLAFQAAAPLWRREAHPHVLEATVLPACDDPSDHIAPALWSGAAAVHASHGVRHILFTDGLHALRLDLSASRAGPWPVRIGYRIAGLTSAKAPLATLQRWLRFASTGTFTGALFPAEARARRWVLLLRAHDALAFGATQRQIAQHLIARVAPSNWRTEDPALRLRAQRLARDARDFVRTGWRRLL; encoded by the coding sequence ATGCCGCCCACTGCGCCTTGCTGGCAGGATGCGGACGCCTATGCCCATCTCCTCGGAGCCGGCCGCTCCGTCTTCGCCTGGGAGGGTCTCCGCCGCAACGCCGCCTATCGCGCTGAGTTCGAAGCCGGGGCGAGCGGCATGGCAGAACGATGGGGGCTGGTTTGCCCGGCGCCGCCATCGCTCGCCTTTCAAGCCGCGGCGCCGCTCTGGAGGCGCGAGGCCCATCCGCACGTTCTCGAAGCAACCGTCCTCCCCGCTTGCGATGATCCCAGCGATCATATCGCGCCAGCACTCTGGTCGGGCGCTGCCGCGGTTCATGCCAGCCACGGCGTTCGCCATATTCTTTTCACCGACGGCCTCCACGCGCTTCGGCTCGACCTCAGCGCGTCCCGCGCCGGACCATGGCCCGTCAGGATCGGCTATCGCATCGCCGGGCTCACGAGCGCGAAAGCGCCGCTTGCGACGCTCCAGCGCTGGCTTCGCTTCGCCAGCACCGGCACATTCACCGGCGCGTTATTTCCGGCGGAAGCCCGCGCCAGAAGATGGGTACTCCTGCTCAGGGCTCATGACGCGCTCGCTTTCGGTGCCACCCAGCGCCAGATCGCCCAGCATCTGATCGCGCGCGTGGCGCCTTCGAACTGGCGCACTGAGGATCCTGCCCTGCGCCTCCGCGCCCAGCGGCTGGCGCGCGATGCACGCGACTTCGTGCGGACGGGATGGCGCCGGCTTCTGTGA
- a CDS encoding helix-turn-helix transcriptional regulator — MACRRARNCSARMSTRNARLTDRFAARAGRCDSFRSLGRLLGAATSKLGFRYFALLHHAASREDRPGLIRLHTYPEDWLQELERLAVRGDPIHRACARTPCAFSWGSVARLVAMTDADRRLLARGRAFGMQNGITVPLHAAGEPVASCSFVGARGVMLEAHHRHAAQSIAVHAFGAALRLLDRTAPPRLSRRERQCVRLIAEGKSDWEIGVILGLSAETVHGYVKRARAAYDVATRAQLVVCALRDHVIPFPQQSPRMGG; from the coding sequence ATGGCATGCCGCCGGGCACGCAACTGTTCCGCGCGAATGTCCACTCGAAACGCCCGCCTGACCGATCGCTTTGCGGCCCGCGCCGGGCGCTGCGACAGTTTTCGAAGTCTTGGCCGGCTGCTGGGCGCGGCTACGTCCAAACTCGGTTTCCGATACTTTGCGCTCCTCCATCATGCTGCCAGCCGCGAGGACCGTCCGGGACTGATACGATTGCACACCTACCCCGAAGACTGGCTTCAGGAGCTCGAGCGGCTCGCCGTCCGTGGCGACCCGATCCACCGCGCCTGTGCGCGGACGCCCTGTGCTTTCTCATGGGGAAGCGTCGCGCGCCTAGTGGCGATGACCGATGCGGACCGCCGCCTGCTCGCCCGAGGGCGCGCGTTCGGGATGCAGAATGGCATCACCGTTCCACTTCACGCGGCTGGTGAGCCGGTCGCCTCATGCAGTTTCGTCGGCGCGCGCGGTGTGATGCTCGAAGCCCATCATCGGCATGCGGCGCAAAGTATCGCGGTCCACGCCTTCGGCGCAGCGCTCCGGCTGCTCGACCGGACTGCCCCGCCGCGGCTTTCGCGCCGCGAACGGCAATGCGTGCGGCTGATTGCGGAGGGTAAATCGGACTGGGAGATCGGCGTGATCCTCGGGCTGAGCGCCGAGACCGTGCATGGCTATGTGAAGCGCGCGCGCGCAGCCTACGACGTCGCGACCAGGGCGCAGCTTGTCGTCTGCGCGCTGCGCGACCATGTCATTCCCTTCCCGCAGCAATCCCCCCGAATGGGCGGATAG
- a CDS encoding GntR family transcriptional regulator, producing MSPGAIFERVYLALRDELRSGRHPPGAHLEPAALADALNASITPVRDALHRLVGERLVEAPRGDGFRTPMITEMGLRHLYDWIAALLRSAIPHGGLTADDPGAGGPETPADWLRAIAAVAANPEQRAAIEQLLDRLAPYAPAERNVLGTADEAEAQTWRDAAVAVSPVPLRRAIAEHFRRRRRAAHLVVAALHALASDPP from the coding sequence ATGAGTCCCGGGGCAATCTTCGAGCGGGTATATCTCGCGCTTCGCGACGAGCTCCGCTCGGGCCGGCACCCGCCCGGCGCGCATCTCGAACCGGCAGCGCTGGCAGATGCGCTCAATGCCAGTATCACGCCGGTGCGCGACGCGCTGCATCGCCTGGTGGGTGAGCGTCTCGTCGAAGCGCCGCGCGGTGACGGCTTTCGAACGCCGATGATCACCGAAATGGGACTGCGCCACCTTTATGACTGGATCGCCGCGCTCCTGAGGTCGGCGATACCGCACGGTGGTCTGACGGCGGATGATCCAGGCGCCGGCGGACCTGAAACGCCGGCAGACTGGCTGCGCGCCATAGCTGCCGTCGCCGCCAATCCCGAGCAGCGTGCCGCGATCGAGCAGCTGCTCGATCGACTTGCACCCTATGCGCCGGCGGAACGAAACGTCCTCGGGACGGCCGACGAAGCAGAGGCGCAGACGTGGCGGGACGCGGCGGTCGCGGTATCGCCCGTGCCGCTCAGGCGGGCGATCGCGGAACATTTCCGAAGGCGCCGCCGCGCGGCGCACCTTGTTGTCGCGGCGCTGCACGCGCTGGCGAGCGACCCGCCCTGA
- a CDS encoding JAB domain-containing protein: MTEGRAQDVLDLCATIHRHALRHEALSRPIIGSSEALAQYLKLEAGFRTVETLCVLFLAADNRLIDEGVIAWGAVDSAHLPIRAILQRALDCAATGLILVHNHPSGDPEPSRADIEATCALVEAARTFDLRLVDHVIVARAGWTSLRARGLC; the protein is encoded by the coding sequence GTGACCGAAGGCCGTGCGCAGGACGTTCTCGACCTCTGCGCCACGATCCATCGCCATGCCCTCCGGCATGAGGCACTCTCCCGCCCGATCATCGGCAGCAGCGAGGCGCTCGCCCAATATCTGAAGCTCGAAGCCGGCTTTCGAACGGTCGAGACGCTTTGCGTCCTATTTCTCGCGGCCGACAACCGGCTGATCGACGAGGGCGTCATTGCGTGGGGCGCGGTAGATAGCGCCCACCTTCCGATCCGTGCGATCCTGCAGCGCGCCCTCGACTGCGCTGCCACCGGATTGATCCTCGTTCACAATCATCCGAGTGGCGATCCGGAGCCCAGCCGCGCCGACATCGAAGCGACCTGCGCACTCGTGGAGGCGGCGCGAACGTTCGACCTGCGCCTCGTCGATCACGTCATCGTCGCGCGCGCGGGCTGGACGAGTCTGAGAGCGCGGGGACTGTGCTGA
- a CDS encoding SOS response-associated peptidase translates to MCNLYTVRKSAAEIALHFGVPDPVASNAGPDVYPGQPGLVVRGEGDSRRLQSMIWGFPLRLKTMKPGSQPKPVNNIADLNKAMWIGFARKPQWRCIIPVTEFAEAEGVKGSKTRTWFSVQDEPLFGWAGLWRDSAEWGSVYSGVMTDCNDAIRPVHDRMPVLLRRDEYDAWLRGSFQDVLAFQARCFPAESIIMRRTSDPWVTRRATA, encoded by the coding sequence ATGTGCAATCTCTACACTGTCCGGAAAAGCGCCGCTGAAATCGCCCTTCATTTCGGCGTTCCCGATCCGGTCGCAAGCAACGCGGGACCGGACGTATATCCGGGCCAGCCTGGACTCGTCGTGCGCGGCGAAGGCGACAGTCGTCGCCTTCAATCGATGATCTGGGGCTTTCCGCTCCGGCTCAAGACGATGAAGCCCGGTTCACAGCCAAAGCCGGTCAACAATATTGCCGACCTCAACAAGGCGATGTGGATCGGCTTCGCGCGTAAGCCGCAATGGCGCTGTATCATTCCCGTCACTGAATTCGCCGAGGCGGAAGGCGTGAAGGGGAGCAAGACGAGGACGTGGTTCAGCGTGCAGGATGAGCCCCTGTTCGGCTGGGCGGGCCTGTGGCGCGACAGTGCCGAGTGGGGCTCGGTTTATTCCGGTGTCATGACCGACTGCAACGACGCCATCCGCCCCGTGCATGACCGCATGCCGGTCCTGTTGCGCCGGGACGAATATGATGCCTGGCTTCGCGGCAGCTTCCAGGACGTGCTCGCCTTCCAGGCGCGTTGCTTCCCGGCTGAAAGCATCATCATGCGCCGAACGAGCGATCCATGGGTCACACGGCGCGCAACCGCGTGA
- a CDS encoding LuxR family transcriptional regulator, translated as MRLGSHFPRATGALFREFDRIDVFTREIAALRKDEDLAHALTEIARDMGFRYFALTHHLDVKVAASPNVRLHNYPPDWVRYFDDNALGPSDPVHRATHMTSVGFPWSELSRLIPLSARDEDILERAAARGVGEGFTVPVHVPGEAHGSCSFATAHGQALDAGQFAAAQLVGAFAFEAARRIACMRRPLAERPMLTDRQRDCVLWAARGKSDWEIAQILGVSHETVIRHLKLARERYDVSRRSQLMAHALYDGAIGFADIFDR; from the coding sequence TTGCGGCTTGGATCGCATTTTCCGCGGGCGACGGGAGCGCTGTTCAGGGAATTCGACAGGATCGACGTCTTCACGCGTGAAATCGCCGCCTTGCGAAAGGATGAGGACCTTGCCCACGCACTTACGGAAATCGCGAGGGACATGGGGTTTCGCTATTTTGCCTTGACGCACCATCTTGACGTGAAAGTCGCCGCTTCGCCAAACGTTCGGTTGCACAATTACCCGCCTGACTGGGTGCGCTATTTCGACGACAATGCGCTCGGCCCTTCCGATCCGGTCCATCGCGCGACCCATATGACGAGCGTCGGTTTCCCCTGGTCCGAGCTCTCCCGCCTCATCCCGCTCTCCGCTCGCGACGAGGACATACTCGAGCGTGCCGCGGCGAGAGGTGTGGGCGAGGGCTTCACGGTGCCGGTGCACGTGCCGGGCGAAGCGCATGGTTCCTGTTCCTTCGCCACGGCGCACGGCCAGGCGCTCGACGCAGGTCAGTTTGCGGCGGCGCAACTCGTCGGGGCCTTCGCGTTCGAAGCGGCGCGGCGGATCGCCTGTATGCGGCGGCCCCTCGCCGAGCGCCCGATGCTGACCGACCGGCAACGCGATTGCGTGCTCTGGGCGGCGCGCGGCAAATCCGATTGGGAGATCGCTCAGATCCTCGGGGTCAGTCACGAGACCGTCATCCGGCATCTCAAGCTCGCCCGCGAGCGCTACGACGTGTCGCGCCGATCGCAGCTGATGGCGCATGCGCTATATGACGGCGCGATCGGGTTCGCTGACATTTTCGACCGGTAA
- a CDS encoding retropepsin-like aspartic protease family protein, with product MTWDVSAEWQPLALYAVVGALLLALLFRLPFIGGLLRSLFSLALLGLCLFLLLQQAPFDANLSRLTAPFGLDRQQVEGGEVRIPLSGDGHYWANVSLDGVERRMLIDSGATVTALSEATARAMALEPDAGLLPVVMQTAGGLVTVRTATLSRMQLGPIEARNLKVVISPALGDFDVLGMNFLSRLAGWRVENSVLILTGSNGTADSNAVPFSARSGA from the coding sequence ATGACATGGGACGTGAGCGCGGAATGGCAGCCGCTGGCTCTTTATGCGGTGGTCGGCGCATTGTTGCTGGCCCTCCTGTTCCGGCTTCCCTTCATCGGAGGCTTGCTGCGATCGCTGTTTTCGCTGGCGCTGCTCGGTCTATGCCTGTTTCTCCTGCTCCAACAGGCGCCCTTCGATGCCAATCTCTCCAGGCTGACGGCGCCGTTCGGCCTCGACCGGCAGCAAGTCGAGGGCGGAGAGGTTCGGATCCCCTTGTCCGGGGACGGCCACTATTGGGCGAACGTGTCGCTCGACGGCGTCGAGCGGCGCATGCTGATCGACAGCGGTGCCACCGTAACCGCGCTTTCGGAAGCGACCGCACGCGCCATGGCACTTGAGCCCGATGCCGGGCTGCTGCCTGTGGTGATGCAAACCGCAGGAGGCCTCGTCACGGTTCGGACCGCAACCCTGTCGCGGATGCAGCTCGGCCCGATCGAAGCGCGCAACCTCAAGGTCGTCATCAGCCCGGCGCTCGGTGACTTCGACGTCCTCGGCATGAATTTCCTGTCGCGTCTTGCCGGCTGGCGGGTCGAAAATTCGGTGCTGATCCTGACGGGCTCGAACGGGACGGCCGATAGCAACGCCGTGCCTTTCAGCGCCCGATCAGGCGCATGA